In bacterium, the genomic window GGATCAGACTTAGCTGGAGTCAGCTATTTGCGCACCACTGAGGATGCGCAACAAGCAAAAGATTGGCTCCGAACCTCGCAAGAAGCAGTTGTGGTTGGAGGAGGTTTCATTGGAATTGAATTTGCCAAAACTTTTCGCCAGCACAATTTGCAGACAAAAGCCTTGATCATGGAGAAGTATTTTTGGGAGGCAGTGGTGGGTGAAAATTCTGGTAAATTGCTAACCGAGCTACTTCAAGAAAATGGAATTGAAGTTGTCGCTGGGGTCCAAGTTGGCCAATTTATTGGCCAAAACCGTTTAGAAAAAGTCAAACTGAACAACAACCAGGAGATCCCAGCCCAAATTGCCGGAGTGGGGATTGGCATTCATTTGGATTTGGATCACTTGCAAGACTCAGGTCTCAAGATTAACAAAGGAGTAGTCACAGACCAGTATTTGCAAACTTCGGCCCCAGATATTTGGGCTGCCGGTGATATTGCTGAATTTTATGACCCTATTTTCGATAAGTACCATACTCTAGGCAACTGGACCAATTCTTCTGCTCAAGGCCGGGTCGTAGGTGCGAATATGGTGGGTCAGAAGCAAGTTTTTGAGACCTTAAGTACATACTCAATTGATGTTTTTGGCTCAAGCTTTACTTTTTTGGGTGATCCGGCCGTGGATGAGCAAACTGAAGTAGTTGAACGTGGTAGCCTGACGGATAAGAAATTGGGTAGAATTTTGCTTCGCAATGACGTTGTTGTTGGTGCTTCTCTCATCAATCTTAATCATGACCGAGCGGCTTTGAACAAACTTATTAAAGAAAAGACGAAGGTAGCTACTTCAAAAGAACAATTAAAAGACCCAAAATTCGATCTTCTGAGCTTACTCAACACCCTATAGTACTTGACTTTTAACCCTATTTTTGCTATAATATTTCACATTGAAGTCGGCAAACGTCGACTTTTTGTTTCCTTAAGGAGGGAGCACATGCGATCGTTGGTCATCAAAGTGACCGCCCCGCTGGCGATCATCATGACGCTAGTGTGGTTGACTTTTTCGGCATCCTCGGCCTTGGCTTGGGAAGTCGAAGTCGAGTGTCGCGACGGTTTCGTCGGCGGCAGCATCCATGTCCCGGAGGCGAGTAGCTTCGACATTTATGTCGAGGATCACGTCCCTGGTAAGGGCTGGCTGGAGGTTCCAGGCAGTCGCGATGAGATTACCGTCGCCGAGGGTAAGGAGGGTTTCGTGCCTTTCGGACCACTTGACGTTCGGGCTCATCGTGATGGTGCTGATCTTCTCAAGATCGCTCAGACAGCGGACGATACTCCCTACGAGCCGTTCGACGTTTGTGACGCACCTGAACCGACCTCAACTACAGTCCCACCGACGAGTACTCCGAGCCCGACCTTCACCGCGACGGCTACGAGAGCTCCGAG contains:
- a CDS encoding FAD-dependent oxidoreductase → MEQVKYLIIGGGIAGTNAAEMIRRLDPSGSILIVTEEKDLLYSRVMLPDFLRDEVPYEKIFLRKAQDYQKNQIGLKLNEPVSKVNAKEKKITLASGEEIEAEKILVASGGKVNKLKNPGSDLAGVSYLRTTEDAQQAKDWLRTSQEAVVVGGGFIGIEFAKTFRQHNLQTKALIMEKYFWEAVVGENSGKLLTELLQENGIEVVAGVQVGQFIGQNRLEKVKLNNNQEIPAQIAGVGIGIHLDLDHLQDSGLKINKGVVTDQYLQTSAPDIWAAGDIAEFYDPIFDKYHTLGNWTNSSAQGRVVGANMVGQKQVFETLSTYSIDVFGSSFTFLGDPAVDEQTEVVERGSLTDKKLGRILLRNDVVVGASLINLNHDRAALNKLIKEKTKVATSKEQLKDPKFDLLSLLNTL